Sequence from the Ruminococcaceae bacterium KH2T8 genome:
TCTGCCGATGAGCTCGCGGATTATCTCGGAACGATCAACTACGAGATAACATGCGATGTAGGTAAGAGAGTACAGAGGATCTTTGTCGACTGACGGGATCCTCTTTATGGGATAAAGGGAGGGATATATGAAGAGGACTTTAAGGAAATCGGCAGCGGCAGTTCTGGCCTTTTCGGTGGCAATGGCCGCCTCATCCTGCTCTATCCTGGAGCAGCTTCAGGAGACGGCTCCGCACGAAGACGATACGGCTGTAGATGACGTACTGGCGGTAGCAGACGAATACGCGAAAGCTATCGAATACAGGGATACCGAAAAGCTCAAGGTCTTTTCGACAGGCGTTACGGACGAGGACCTTGCTTTCTTCGACTTAAGCGAAGAAGATGAGACTTCAGCTGAGATAAAGGAGTTTATCGCTGACAGCATCGTCTGCCATGTTGATGAAGACACGATAAGCGCGTCGGGTGAGGACAAGTCCGGCAGTGCGGGTATAGTGATCGAGATCGCCGATTACGATGACCTTATCGGCAGCACGGATTACAGATATGATCCCGACGGACTGATCGCCGAGCTCGGAAATACCGAAGCAAAGGAGATCAGGCTGACGCTCGATCTCGAGCTGAGCGAAGACGGCGTATGGCTCGTAACGAACTTTTCCGACGTAAGGGAAGACGTTTACGGATTCTACGATGAGAATATCGCGGCTACTGATCTTGAGGACCATATAACGGAGATCGCATGGGCAGGTTGCCGCGATGACGCGGAATACGAAAATGCCGAATATATGCAGTGCACAATGTATCTCGATAACGATGTATTCCACGATGTATCGGACGATATCTACTATGCATATTCATATGAAGGCGAGGAGTTCTATCGAAATGCGGGCTATTCCGCCATCGTCTATGTATACGACGGTCCCGCCGATCCCGCAAACCCCGGTTATTTTGCAGCAGGAGAATATACGATCACTTTCTATGCTCCGGGAGATATTGTCATCCATACCGAGACGGCGACAGTTACGGTTGACGTGGTGACTGCTCTCACCGCAGAAGGAGTCGAGAGCGGAGTGTGGTACCGTACCGACGATCCCGCCGGGTTTACGAATGCGGGCGAAGGAGCGGTCTATACTGATACGGACAGTATCGAGTTCGATCTTTCGTTTGATACTAGTCGCTATGACTACTCCGATGTCTACTATTCAGTAACTATCGGAGGCGATGTCGTATTTACGAGTGCGCCGGGTACTTTCACCGGTATCTATGGTGAAGAGCAGGGCGCGGAATTTGATTTCAGCGGACATATCGCCCAGGGTGACTACACGATATCCTTCTTTGGAGCGAACGGCACTCTGATCTGTTCGGATACATGCACGGTGCTCGCTGCGTGATATAAGTTCGTTCCTTGACATTTTTCAAAGCCTCGCTTATAATCGTTAAGCTAATTATGTTCGACATATGCGCTCATTGCGTTTTGTGATAGACAATCATTACGGAGGAAATAGAGTATGAAGATGACATTTCAGCCTAAGAAGAGACAGAGAGCTACAGAGCACGGCTTCCGTGCGAGAATGGCTACTCGCAGCGGACGCGACGTTCTTAAGAGAAGAAGACTTAAGGGCAGAAAGAAGCTCGCTGCATAAGGATCACCCATGTGGTCCTTTTTTCAATATCGCAAAGTGAGGCTTGCCTGAATTGACGTCTTTACCTTTAAGGTTCAACTACGAATTTTCGAGAGTTTACCGCAGAGGTACTTACGCGAACGGACGACATATCACTGTTCATGTGTTCAGGCGTCCCAAGGGACTCAAGCATAACGATACCTTTATCCCGGCTTCTTTGATCAGAGTCGGGTTCTGTGCCAATAAGAAACAGCTTGGCGCGGTAGGTCGTAACAGGGCGAGAAGGCTCATGAGGGAAGCCTACAGGCATTTGGAGCCTGATATCCGTCAGGGATGCGATATTGTGATCACACTCAGGAGTTCGGAGCAGTTGCCTTCCTATTCGGATATCGCAGATGAGATGAAGTATCTGATGGGAAAGCTCAGGATCTTTGTACAGGAGAACTAGGAAGTGGCGGCAAGATTTCTGATCCGCATCGTAAGGTTGTATCAGAAGTATATTTCGCCCGGGTTAGGGGATCACTGTAAGTATCTGCCTACCTGTTCGGAGTACATGATCGGTTGCTTGGAAAAGTATGGGGTCATCAGAGGTTTACCCCGTGGAATATGGCGGATATTACGTTGTAATCCCTTCTCAAAGGGCGGATACGATCCTGTTCGCTGACGGGAGTTATTGGAGTTATTAATGGAATTATTAGTTTTAAAGTTTTCTTTGTTTGAACCGATCGCTCAGTTCTTCGGTTGGCTTACAAGGATCTTCTTTGATTTTTTCGGCAACTACGGTGTTGCTATCATCGTTCTTACCGTAGTCATCAGATTTGCGCTCATCCCGCTCAATGTCAGGAGCCAGAAGTCCATGCTCAAGATGCAGGCTCTCTCCGGTAAGACTGCAGAACTTCAGCGCAAGTACGGCGATGACAAGCAGAGATATCAGGAAGAAGTAATGAAGATGCA
This genomic interval carries:
- a CDS encoding LSU ribosomal protein L34P, with product MKMTFQPKKRQRATEHGFRARMATRSGRDVLKRRRLKGRKKLAA
- a CDS encoding ribonuclease P protein component; amino-acid sequence: MTSLPLRFNYEFSRVYRRGTYANGRHITVHVFRRPKGLKHNDTFIPASLIRVGFCANKKQLGAVGRNRARRLMREAYRHLEPDIRQGCDIVITLRSSEQLPSYSDIADEMKYLMGKLRIFVQEN
- a CDS encoding hypothetical protein (manually curated), whose product is MAARFLIRIVRLYQKYISPGLGDHCKYLPTCSEYMIGCLEKYGVIRGLPRGIWRILRCNPFSKGGYDPVR